One Gossypium hirsutum isolate 1008001.06 chromosome A11, Gossypium_hirsutum_v2.1, whole genome shotgun sequence genomic window carries:
- the LOC107941319 gene encoding uncharacterized protein — translation MENGFLDKVEDNVANELQELRDIWARWNKETKQLFYHNYGDIPYLLDIKVDKHLFRVIAQFWNSSYNCFTFGEVDLVPTVEIYTTLLRCPKVQVRKAYAKGDSKCIPWENLRDLVLTHPDERKRVDIFALSIYGLVIFPKVLRHVDEAVTDLFDHLEKGITPVPAILAETFRSLSMCRKASDGRFIGCAQLLMVWFRGHFWKVNRVSYRVFSESYSPLKEEAAMQRRDDISKEKWMEIIQNLKEEDIEWRAFWMVPDEILYRCGKFDWVPLSGIWGATRYTPLLVLRQYKSRQFVPTTYGLAQCEFPYKGDHYKKKVRELSDGWK, via the exons ATGGAgaatggatttcttgataaagttgAGGATAACGTGGCC AATGagttgcaagagttgagagaTATATGGGCTCGTTGGAATAAGGAAACCAAACAGCTGTTCTATCATAACTATGGTGATATACCCTACTTGCTCGATATTAAGGTAGACAAGCATCTGTTCCGAGTTATAGCTCAATTTTGGAATTCTTCCTAcaattgtttcacttttggagagGTAGATTTGGTGCCTACCGTGGAGATATATACTACTTTGTTAAGATGCCCGAAAGTTCAAGTCAGAAAAGCTTATGCTAAG GGGGATAGTAAATGTATtccttgggagaatttgagagATTTGGTTTTAACACATCCGGATGAAAGGAAGAGGGTCGATATCTTCGCCTTAAGCATCTATGGATTGGTGATTTTTCCTAAGGTTTTAAGGCATGTGGATGAGGCAGTCACTGACTTATTCGATCATCTTGAGAAGGGAATCACACCTGTACCTGCAATACTGGCTGAGACATTTAGATCCTTGAGCATGTGTCGGAAGGCAAGCGATgggagatttattggatgtgcacagctgtTGATGGTATGGTTTCGTGGGCATTTTTGGAAAGTAAACAGGGTTTCTTACCGGGTCTTCTCTGAAAGCTATTCCCCATTAAAGGAGGAGGCAGCTATGCAAAGGAGAGATGATATTTCAAAGGAGAAATGGATGGAAATTATTCAAAATCTCAAGGAGGAGGATATAGAGTGGAGAGCTTTTTGGATGGTTCCTGatgagatcctgtatcgatgtgggaAATTTGATTGGGTACCATTGTCAGGAATTTGGGGAGCCACTAGGTATACTCCATTGCTTGTATTAAGGCAGTATAAATCGAGGCAGTTTGTACCCACGACTTACGGGTTGGCTCAGTGTGAATTCCCATATAAAGGTGACCACTATAAGAAGAAAGTTCGGGAACTATCTGATGGTTGGAAGTAA